The following are from one region of the Paenalkalicoccus suaedae genome:
- a CDS encoding MurR/RpiR family transcriptional regulator: MGTTQIKKPMKGIINSYYPSLTKSEQKVASYVLDHLEDALYYSVTDLAYHVGVGETTVLRFCRKIGLKGYQEFKLALAQTVSEEEAEDQEENFIHKVQANTIQTIRETATMLSDQDLESAITYLEHAKTICFFGVGTSGLTALDAKSRFLRIGRITEAIADSHLQSMTAATLGAGDVVVALSVSGSTRDTIQSLKVARENGATVIAITYYSRSPITEFADIVLPGGGKESPLEGGSLTAKISQLFMIDLLCTGLSLRTKEETLRMRKKTAESVVDKIY; this comes from the coding sequence ATGGGAACGACACAAATTAAAAAGCCGATGAAAGGCATTATTAACAGCTATTATCCTTCGCTCACGAAGTCAGAGCAAAAGGTAGCAAGCTATGTGCTGGATCATTTAGAGGATGCCCTCTATTATTCGGTCACAGACCTTGCGTATCACGTCGGGGTGGGTGAGACGACGGTGCTACGCTTTTGCCGTAAGATCGGGTTAAAGGGCTACCAAGAGTTTAAGCTTGCCTTAGCGCAAACTGTCTCAGAAGAAGAGGCTGAGGATCAAGAGGAAAACTTTATTCATAAAGTACAGGCGAACACGATTCAAACAATCCGTGAGACAGCGACGATGCTAAGCGATCAGGATTTAGAGTCTGCCATCACGTACTTAGAGCATGCGAAAACGATCTGCTTTTTTGGAGTTGGGACATCGGGTCTCACGGCACTAGACGCAAAAAGTCGCTTTTTGCGTATTGGCAGAATCACCGAGGCAATCGCAGACTCTCATTTACAGTCGATGACAGCAGCGACACTTGGCGCAGGCGATGTCGTGGTCGCACTAAGCGTGTCCGGTAGTACACGTGACACGATTCAGTCGCTTAAGGTCGCACGTGAAAACGGGGCAACCGTCATTGCGATCACCTACTATTCACGCTCTCCGATTACAGAGTTTGCGGATATTGTTTTGCCAGGAGGAGGCAAAGAGTCTCCGCTTGAAGGTGGCTCGCTTACAGCAAAAATATCGCAACTGTTTATGATCGACCTGTTATGCACAGGATTGTCTCTACGAACGAAGGAAGAGACGTTGCGCATGCGAAAAAAGACAGCAGAATCGGTTGTGGATAAGATTTATTAG
- a CDS encoding N-acetylmannosamine-6-phosphate 2-epimerase produces the protein MKDTEMLSTIKGGLIVSCQALPEEPLHGGDTMAKMAKAAVEGGAVAIRANGAADIREMRKVTNAPIIGLVKRDYADSAVYITATKAEVEELLAVGVEMIAIDATDRARPGGEMLADLVSFIHDHDTLVLADVSTVAEGVAAAKLGCDAISTTLSGYTSYTDSSQAGPDRELLRALSNEIEVPIIAEGRVRTPEEAVDMLKLGAYAVVVGSAITRPQQITKGFVNLIAKERETWERHKLKSR, from the coding sequence ATGAAAGACACGGAAATGCTTAGCACAATTAAAGGGGGACTCATCGTCTCCTGTCAGGCGCTACCAGAGGAGCCATTGCACGGCGGAGATACGATGGCAAAGATGGCAAAAGCAGCAGTGGAGGGTGGCGCTGTTGCGATTCGGGCGAACGGAGCGGCGGATATTCGGGAGATGCGAAAGGTGACGAACGCTCCGATTATTGGGCTTGTGAAGCGGGACTATGCGGATAGCGCTGTGTATATCACGGCAACGAAGGCAGAAGTGGAGGAGCTTCTTGCGGTCGGAGTAGAGATGATTGCGATTGATGCAACGGATCGAGCGCGTCCTGGAGGCGAAATGCTGGCGGATCTTGTTTCATTTATTCACGATCATGATACACTGGTCTTAGCAGATGTTTCGACAGTGGCAGAAGGGGTTGCGGCAGCAAAGCTTGGCTGCGATGCGATCTCCACAACGCTTTCCGGATATACGTCCTACACGGATTCGTCTCAGGCTGGTCCTGATAGAGAGCTACTTCGCGCACTGTCGAATGAGATAGAGGTACCGATCATTGCCGAGGGTCGCGTGCGCACGCCTGAAGAGGCGGTAGATATGCTAAAGCTTGGCGCATACGCCGTCGTTGTGGGCTCTGCGATTACACGACCGCAGCAAATTACGAAGGGCTTCGTCAATTTGATTGCAAAGGAGCGAGAGACATGGGAACGACACAAATTAAAAAGCCGATGA
- a CDS encoding YesL family protein, whose translation MTNITGVIFTSLGGFMKLVKLNLLFIVAVIAGLGVFSFFPALVAMTAVTKSWARGEDVPIFRKFMEVFRSRYKRAQLFGVMTTVVAVILIVDIVALRTVQTAWSDALIVALFGITFLSIAFSVFTIQLLVDVPFKQAMKRAFFTMMACLHWCVVLILGLTAIAATVLFYPVSLLFLPCACMALWSTCITQIAFMSVEKRAERFNQETVSS comes from the coding sequence ATGACCAATATAACTGGTGTGATTTTTACTAGTCTCGGTGGATTTATGAAGCTCGTTAAATTGAATCTGCTGTTTATCGTAGCTGTTATTGCTGGCTTAGGCGTTTTCTCCTTCTTTCCGGCACTTGTGGCGATGACTGCTGTTACAAAATCATGGGCAAGAGGAGAAGATGTACCGATTTTTCGTAAGTTTATGGAGGTTTTTCGCTCAAGGTATAAACGTGCGCAATTGTTTGGTGTGATGACGACCGTTGTGGCGGTGATTCTTATCGTAGATATCGTCGCACTTCGCACTGTACAAACCGCCTGGTCAGACGCACTGATCGTGGCATTATTCGGCATTACGTTTTTGAGTATCGCATTCAGCGTGTTTACGATACAACTACTGGTCGATGTTCCATTTAAGCAAGCGATGAAGCGCGCTTTCTTTACGATGATGGCCTGCCTTCACTGGTGCGTCGTACTAATCCTTGGACTTACGGCCATTGCCGCAACCGTCCTATTTTATCCTGTGTCTCTACTGTTTTTACCGTGTGCCTGCATGGCGCTGTGGAGCACATGTATCACACAAATTGCCTTTATGTCGGTCGAAAAGCGGGCGGAAAGATTCAATCAAGAGACGGTTTCTTCATAA
- a CDS encoding carbohydrate ABC transporter permease, translating into MAQSAPKETQTPTGAVVKHFPSPEPKRQGSYRSRKLSQKLISYFFLLVIASITVIPFLWTISTSLKSQNDAVFSIPPSFIPSQVTFENYITVWNTLPIPLYLWNSVILTFFGVLLPLILCAFAAFPLARMQFKGRNLVFLSIVATMMIPNEVTMIPVYLIINQLGLMGSFTGVILPGAVTALGIFLMRQAFMGIPKEVEESAVIDGANIWQLFWKIMFPMVKPMLGTLAILSFIASWNNFLWPFLILNDPTMYPITLGLYQLEGTFVTNTRLIAAGAMIALIPILLVFIALQRYFIEAAYSSSVKG; encoded by the coding sequence ATGGCACAGTCAGCTCCAAAAGAGACGCAGACGCCAACTGGCGCAGTCGTCAAACATTTCCCGTCACCGGAACCGAAGCGACAGGGATCTTACCGATCTCGAAAGCTCTCACAAAAGCTTATCTCCTATTTCTTTTTACTCGTCATCGCAAGTATTACGGTCATCCCATTTCTATGGACGATCTCGACATCCCTTAAAAGTCAAAATGATGCGGTCTTCTCAATCCCGCCGTCCTTCATTCCAAGCCAAGTGACCTTCGAGAACTATATCACCGTTTGGAACACGCTACCGATCCCACTATATCTATGGAACAGTGTGATCCTTACGTTTTTCGGTGTTTTATTGCCTTTAATCCTTTGTGCATTTGCAGCATTCCCATTAGCGCGGATGCAGTTTAAAGGACGTAATCTTGTCTTCCTATCGATCGTTGCGACGATGATGATTCCAAACGAGGTCACGATGATTCCTGTGTATTTAATTATTAACCAGCTCGGTCTAATGGGCTCCTTCACTGGGGTTATTCTACCTGGTGCAGTGACGGCTCTCGGGATCTTCCTCATGCGACAGGCCTTCATGGGTATCCCAAAAGAGGTCGAGGAATCCGCGGTTATTGACGGGGCAAACATTTGGCAGCTCTTTTGGAAAATCATGTTTCCGATGGTAAAGCCAATGCTTGGAACGCTCGCGATTTTAAGCTTTATCGCCTCGTGGAATAACTTCCTCTGGCCGTTCTTAATTTTAAACGATCCGACAATGTATCCAATCACGCTAGGGCTTTATCAGCTTGAGGGGACGTTCGTTACGAATACGCGACTCATTGCAGCAGGCGCCATGATTGCCCTGATTCCAATTTTACTCGTATTTATTGCCTTACAACGCTACTTTATCGAAGCGGCTTACTCAAGCTCGGTGAAAGGTTAA
- a CDS encoding carbohydrate ABC transporter permease, producing the protein MYKARHAWGFLSLPMLLLLIFTFIPSVMAFGLSFTSYNPFRPLEFVGLTNYVDAFQSSLFYSSMWNTIYYWILVTPALVVLPIFVAILVNQKLKGVKLFRLVFYFPVLVSVVVTALLWKWMFAREGIINYFLSLVGFEQIGWLTGSTTVIPALAFVTIWQGFGYYMLFYLASLQGVPKDLYEAAELDGAGFWQKHFHITIPMIKPMIFFVTVISTMGAFKEFTLMLTMTGGGPLNSSTTVVLLVFKEAFERLNMGYASAISFILFAVIMLVTLVNQRLLDKNPNA; encoded by the coding sequence ATGTATAAAGCGCGGCACGCTTGGGGATTTTTGTCCTTACCGATGCTCCTGCTACTTATCTTTACGTTTATACCAAGCGTCATGGCATTCGGACTTAGCTTCACGTCGTATAATCCGTTTCGTCCGCTAGAATTCGTTGGACTGACAAACTACGTAGATGCGTTTCAAAGCTCGCTCTTTTACAGCTCGATGTGGAATACGATTTACTACTGGATTTTAGTTACGCCAGCGCTTGTTGTGTTACCGATTTTTGTTGCGATACTCGTCAACCAAAAGCTAAAAGGCGTCAAGCTATTTCGACTGGTCTTTTACTTCCCTGTACTCGTATCCGTCGTTGTAACCGCACTTTTGTGGAAATGGATGTTTGCTCGTGAGGGGATCATTAACTATTTCTTAAGCTTAGTTGGCTTTGAGCAGATTGGGTGGCTCACAGGTTCTACGACTGTTATTCCAGCGCTTGCTTTCGTTACGATTTGGCAAGGCTTTGGGTACTACATGCTCTTTTACTTAGCGTCGTTACAAGGTGTTCCAAAGGATCTGTATGAAGCAGCAGAGCTTGATGGAGCAGGCTTTTGGCAAAAGCATTTCCATATCACGATTCCAATGATTAAACCAATGATCTTCTTTGTTACCGTTATTTCCACCATGGGTGCATTTAAAGAATTTACGCTCATGCTGACGATGACAGGCGGAGGACCACTAAACTCCTCCACAACTGTTGTGTTACTCGTGTTTAAAGAGGCATTTGAACGACTGAATATGGGATATGCGAGCGCAATCTCCTTTATCCTGTTTGCCGTCATCATGCTTGTGACACTTGTGAACCAACGATTATTAGACAAAAATCCAAACGCATAG
- a CDS encoding ABC transporter substrate-binding protein yields the protein MMRKWRTMGLTTMGSALLLLAACGDNAEDNAEASGSNGNAGEANEVADNQSNGDTNATTNASDAELSGEIEFMTLSLLPAFEDYLNNMIADFEEMHPGVDVTLRDVPFEQAEQLVLTQASSGDLPDVMNLNTDFVKQIAAYGALVNMDEAAADVKDDFFEGLWTTGYVNGATYALPWYTTTSGLIYNPDILAEAGFDAPPSTYEEAWEMSQVIYETTGAYGEVVDEQMHMLLPKHDIPTVDEESLTATFNTPEAVELWTHLKEQYDAGLFPDDVMLGQVAMPELYAQERVAWWATGPQLFRQVNDLDPEVYEKSLAAPALLGPAGRQHANPMNISVSSSSDSLDAAVEFAKFVTNAENQLEFGKEASVLPSVAEAAEDPFFAEGEDSEDAMERGRFYAAQQLEDAVNMTPSVEQVSQVNEIIRDSFHRVILEDMDPQVALDQAEAEVNALLQ from the coding sequence ATGATGAGAAAGTGGAGGACGATGGGACTTACGACAATGGGGTCGGCGTTATTACTGTTAGCTGCTTGTGGCGATAACGCAGAGGACAATGCAGAGGCTAGCGGAAGTAATGGTAATGCCGGTGAAGCAAATGAGGTAGCAGACAACCAATCAAACGGAGATACAAACGCAACTACCAACGCTTCAGACGCTGAACTGTCAGGCGAGATTGAATTTATGACACTATCGCTATTACCAGCATTTGAAGATTACTTAAACAACATGATCGCAGACTTTGAGGAGATGCATCCTGGTGTTGATGTCACGCTTCGAGATGTGCCGTTTGAACAGGCGGAACAGCTTGTGTTAACACAGGCCTCAAGTGGAGATCTACCTGACGTAATGAACTTAAACACAGACTTTGTTAAACAAATCGCGGCCTACGGGGCGCTTGTTAACATGGATGAAGCAGCGGCAGACGTAAAGGATGACTTCTTCGAAGGTCTATGGACCACGGGCTACGTGAACGGTGCTACTTATGCGCTTCCGTGGTACACAACGACGAGCGGTCTTATTTATAACCCGGATATTTTAGCAGAAGCAGGCTTTGATGCACCACCATCCACGTACGAGGAAGCGTGGGAAATGTCTCAGGTGATTTATGAGACAACTGGCGCATATGGAGAAGTCGTAGATGAGCAAATGCATATGCTGTTACCAAAGCACGACATTCCTACGGTTGATGAGGAGTCTCTAACCGCTACCTTCAATACGCCAGAGGCTGTCGAGCTATGGACGCATCTAAAGGAACAGTATGACGCTGGACTTTTCCCTGATGATGTCATGCTTGGTCAAGTAGCGATGCCAGAGCTTTATGCGCAGGAGCGTGTCGCATGGTGGGCAACTGGACCGCAACTATTCCGCCAGGTCAATGACTTAGATCCTGAAGTATACGAAAAGTCGTTAGCGGCCCCTGCACTATTAGGTCCTGCAGGACGACAGCACGCTAATCCAATGAATATTTCGGTCTCATCATCTAGTGATTCCTTAGATGCTGCAGTCGAATTTGCTAAGTTTGTAACAAACGCAGAGAATCAGCTGGAGTTTGGTAAGGAAGCATCAGTCTTACCTTCTGTAGCAGAGGCTGCGGAGGATCCGTTCTTCGCAGAAGGAGAAGACTCGGAGGATGCGATGGAGCGTGGACGTTTCTATGCTGCACAGCAGTTAGAGGATGCCGTCAACATGACGCCATCTGTTGAACAAGTGTCGCAAGTAAACGAAATCATTCGCGATAGTTTCCACCGCGTTATTTTAGAGGATATGGATCCGCAAGTTGCACTCGATCAGGCGGAGGCAGAGGTTAACGCCCTGCTTCAATAA
- a CDS encoding FAD-dependent oxidoreductase, producing the protein MKVDIAVIGGGIGGTMAALSAAKSGKRVLLTEESDWIGGQLTSQGVPPDEHAFIETEGATQSYLAFRQAVRDHYHRFYPLKEENPLLNPGNGWVSRLAHEPKVAHTILTSMLAPYVTQGLLTIWTKTVPLSAHMEGRRIDAVTVRRLSEEVVVEAKLFIDATELGDLLPLTNTAYTTGAEARSDTLEKDASEVARPNDVQPITHIVALEWREGESHRIEKPAMYEFFASYQPDFFPHRLISEYIPDAATGEPKRLPLFGEDHELPLWSYRRVIDASLYNGFTRDVSLLNWPQNDYFMGTILDVSEEEKERRLEEARQLSLSLVYWLQTEAPRGKTKGYPELALSEALGTKDGLAMYPYIREARRIHAKYRITARDLAVKEREAEGAAVSYWDSVGVGSYHIDLHPTTETNRLFYARSYPFELPLGALIPQETENLLPACKNIGTTQLSNGCYRVHPVEWNIGEVAGAFAARVVERGGTVQEAYADRKFVSDFQEQLDSSGVQRKWSESLIPKYS; encoded by the coding sequence ATGAAGGTTGATATCGCGGTTATTGGTGGTGGCATAGGTGGTACGATGGCGGCGCTGTCTGCTGCTAAAAGCGGGAAGCGTGTGCTACTGACGGAGGAATCGGATTGGATTGGTGGACAATTGACGAGTCAGGGCGTGCCGCCAGATGAGCATGCCTTTATCGAGACGGAGGGCGCGACGCAGTCCTATTTAGCATTTAGACAGGCGGTGCGTGATCACTACCATCGTTTTTATCCGCTAAAGGAGGAGAATCCGTTATTAAACCCGGGCAATGGCTGGGTGAGTCGACTTGCGCATGAGCCAAAGGTGGCGCACACAATTTTAACGTCGATGCTTGCGCCTTACGTAACGCAGGGTCTCCTTACGATATGGACGAAAACGGTACCGCTATCTGCTCACATGGAGGGAAGGCGTATTGATGCTGTCACGGTGAGACGTCTCTCAGAGGAAGTCGTCGTGGAGGCGAAGCTATTCATTGATGCCACAGAGCTTGGTGACCTGCTACCTTTAACGAATACCGCGTATACAACTGGTGCGGAGGCACGTTCGGATACGTTAGAAAAGGATGCTTCTGAGGTTGCGAGACCAAATGACGTGCAACCAATTACGCACATTGTAGCCTTAGAATGGCGTGAGGGAGAGTCGCATAGGATAGAAAAGCCTGCTATGTACGAGTTTTTTGCCTCGTATCAACCAGACTTCTTTCCGCACCGTTTAATAAGTGAATACATACCGGATGCGGCAACGGGAGAACCAAAGCGTCTGCCCTTGTTTGGAGAGGACCATGAACTACCACTATGGAGCTACCGTAGGGTAATCGATGCGTCGTTGTACAACGGATTTACTCGTGATGTGAGTCTTCTTAACTGGCCACAGAATGATTACTTTATGGGCACCATTCTCGATGTTTCCGAAGAAGAGAAAGAAAGGCGGTTAGAGGAGGCAAGGCAGCTGTCGCTCTCGCTCGTCTATTGGTTACAAACAGAGGCGCCGAGGGGCAAGACGAAGGGATATCCGGAGCTTGCGCTGTCTGAGGCACTTGGCACAAAGGATGGACTCGCGATGTACCCGTATATTAGAGAGGCGAGGCGCATTCACGCCAAGTACCGCATCACGGCTAGGGATTTGGCTGTTAAGGAGCGCGAGGCGGAGGGAGCGGCTGTATCGTACTGGGATAGCGTTGGAGTAGGATCCTATCATATTGACCTGCATCCGACGACAGAGACGAACCGATTGTTTTATGCACGAAGCTATCCATTCGAGCTACCGCTTGGAGCGCTCATTCCGCAGGAGACGGAAAATTTACTGCCAGCATGTAAAAACATTGGGACGACGCAATTATCAAACGGATGCTACCGCGTGCACCCGGTGGAGTGGAATATTGGTGAGGTTGCAGGCGCATTTGCGGCGCGTGTAGTGGAGCGAGGCGGAACGGTGCAGGAGGCATACGCGGATCGCAAATTTGTGAGCGACTTTCAAGAACAGCTAGACAGCTCGGGTGTGCAGCGTAAATGGTCGGAATCATTAATTCCAAAATATTCTTAA
- a CDS encoding DUF4127 family protein, translating into MKKIALLPIDARPVSYDLPRSIAKEAGYELVLPDKSLLGFLKVPAELTSIHAWIKRVAKEVDGIVLAIDMLVYGGLVPSRIHTESYDTLSARLDEMITWLSVETSIPVMALCSTMRLSNNNVNEEEKDYWAQYGEKIWQLSYHEDRFFVHGEEADKEAVEARKKEIPEAILEDYHQTRRCNAQLSRKLFDYVEEKKLRYVVFPQDDTAEYGFQIAEQRQLKRERERRKLFSQVAIYPGADEVSSVLTARLISELTGITPPTFYPIYSGQKGALSPAMYEDRPLMESVKGQIFAVGSHTVETPQEADVVLGVNVPGHTQGDLALRILLNGVDTSDRHIDEWLRKLRYYSQTKPVAIADVAYANGADEALIHAMLDVFTIDDLMSYAGWNTAGNTIGTVIAHATAVFIGEKIRQRKRAERGTAPFILHRLLDDYVYQTLAREEIRSQVKDGDAQFEQEASLIFLQKASEFTEQTGYYVDIRDVYFPWKRSFEVGFTVTIFEKRGVVHEG; encoded by the coding sequence ATGAAAAAGATCGCCTTATTACCGATAGATGCCCGTCCTGTTTCCTATGACCTGCCACGATCGATCGCTAAAGAAGCAGGCTATGAGCTTGTCCTTCCTGATAAGTCGTTGCTTGGATTTTTAAAAGTGCCAGCGGAGCTTACGAGTATCCATGCCTGGATCAAACGAGTGGCAAAAGAGGTCGATGGCATCGTGCTTGCGATTGATATGCTCGTATACGGTGGGCTCGTGCCGTCTCGGATTCACACCGAATCCTACGATACACTATCGGCTAGGCTTGATGAGATGATTACCTGGCTATCGGTGGAAACATCGATTCCAGTTATGGCACTTTGCTCGACGATGCGTCTTTCCAATAACAACGTGAACGAAGAGGAGAAGGACTATTGGGCACAGTATGGCGAAAAAATTTGGCAGCTTTCGTATCATGAGGACCGCTTTTTTGTACACGGAGAAGAAGCCGATAAAGAAGCGGTGGAGGCTCGCAAAAAAGAGATTCCTGAAGCGATTTTAGAAGACTACCATCAGACGCGCCGCTGTAACGCACAGCTTTCTCGGAAGCTATTTGACTATGTAGAGGAGAAGAAGCTACGCTACGTCGTCTTCCCGCAGGACGATACAGCAGAGTATGGCTTTCAGATTGCCGAACAGAGACAGCTAAAACGCGAGCGCGAGAGACGGAAGCTATTTTCACAAGTAGCGATTTATCCAGGCGCTGATGAGGTGTCGTCTGTTCTAACAGCAAGGCTCATTAGCGAGCTCACTGGCATCACTCCGCCAACCTTTTATCCGATTTATAGTGGGCAAAAGGGGGCACTGTCTCCTGCAATGTACGAGGATCGACCGCTGATGGAGTCGGTGAAAGGACAGATTTTTGCTGTTGGATCGCATACGGTCGAGACGCCTCAAGAGGCGGACGTCGTGTTGGGCGTGAATGTGCCTGGTCACACACAAGGTGACTTAGCTTTGCGAATCCTATTAAACGGGGTTGATACGAGCGATCGCCACATCGACGAATGGCTACGTAAGCTCCGCTACTATTCTCAGACAAAGCCGGTCGCAATAGCGGACGTTGCGTATGCTAACGGGGCAGATGAAGCGCTCATCCATGCGATGCTAGACGTCTTTACGATCGATGACCTGATGTCGTATGCCGGCTGGAATACGGCAGGGAATACGATCGGTACCGTTATTGCACATGCCACAGCTGTTTTTATTGGGGAAAAAATAAGGCAACGAAAACGTGCAGAGAGAGGCACAGCTCCGTTTATTTTGCATCGTCTACTTGATGATTACGTGTATCAAACGCTTGCGAGAGAAGAGATCAGAAGTCAGGTGAAGGACGGGGATGCGCAGTTTGAGCAGGAGGCTTCTCTTATTTTCCTCCAAAAGGCGTCGGAATTTACTGAGCAGACGGGCTATTACGTGGATATAAGGGACGTGTACTTCCCGTGGAAGCGCTCCTTTGAGGTTGGATTTACGGTGACGATTTTTGAGAAGCGAGGTGTCGTGCATGAAGGTTGA
- a CDS encoding alpha amylase family protein: MKRIILWVDFLANGPRLVKKEAQQELLEKAERAGVTDIVIDGKVPYGQTTFYHASTHHISTLAGYEAWKGRDFIAEWVDMATNSCIRTHVNMNIFAEGMAGPKQGIAFDHPDWQATLIGAASSAHEYDDSATVFVDPNHLDVVQHELDVLSHVATTYEIEGIILDRCRYPNVYGDVSDRSRLEFEDFLGHKVTHFPDDIVLKTSDGPLLRELFPLWAEWRARNIQRFVREATALVRKHGLGVANYVGSWYPVYFGEGVNWASKDFRPTYEWTSDTFHEAAIADFFDFMMTGCYYHEVTEEEAKAKGKPEWQSVTGAAKLSKEAFCGNVPFLASVFVKDYKDDAEQFRRALEAALKESDGVMIFDTVYLDGYQYWSILEEVNKEEVTR; the protein is encoded by the coding sequence ATGAAGAGGATTATTTTATGGGTCGATTTTTTAGCAAATGGACCACGTTTAGTGAAAAAGGAAGCGCAGCAAGAGCTGTTAGAAAAGGCCGAGCGCGCTGGCGTCACCGATATCGTCATTGACGGAAAGGTGCCTTATGGGCAAACGACGTTTTATCATGCCAGCACGCATCATATTAGTACGCTAGCTGGCTATGAAGCGTGGAAGGGTCGCGATTTTATTGCGGAGTGGGTGGATATGGCAACAAATTCGTGCATTCGCACACACGTCAATATGAACATTTTTGCAGAAGGGATGGCAGGTCCTAAACAAGGGATCGCCTTTGATCATCCGGACTGGCAGGCAACGTTAATTGGCGCTGCGTCATCTGCGCATGAATACGACGATTCGGCAACGGTATTTGTGGATCCAAATCACCTGGATGTCGTGCAGCATGAGCTCGATGTGCTCTCTCATGTCGCGACAACCTATGAGATAGAGGGGATTATTTTAGATCGCTGTCGGTATCCGAATGTGTATGGCGATGTGAGTGATCGAAGTCGCCTTGAGTTTGAGGATTTCTTAGGGCACAAGGTTACGCATTTCCCTGATGATATCGTGTTAAAAACGTCCGACGGACCCCTGTTACGCGAATTATTCCCGCTTTGGGCGGAGTGGCGCGCGCGGAATATTCAGCGCTTTGTGCGCGAGGCGACTGCGTTAGTGAGAAAACACGGTCTAGGCGTTGCTAACTATGTAGGCTCTTGGTATCCCGTGTATTTCGGGGAAGGGGTCAACTGGGCGAGTAAGGATTTTCGTCCCACCTATGAATGGACATCTGACACCTTCCATGAGGCGGCGATTGCCGACTTCTTTGATTTTATGATGACAGGATGCTACTACCATGAAGTCACAGAAGAAGAGGCAAAAGCAAAGGGTAAGCCAGAGTGGCAAAGTGTTACGGGTGCAGCCAAGCTCAGTAAGGAAGCTTTTTGTGGCAACGTCCCGTTTCTAGCAAGCGTGTTTGTGAAGGACTATAAGGATGATGCGGAGCAGTTCCGCCGTGCGTTAGAGGCGGCTTTAAAGGAATCGGATGGCGTCATGATATTTGATACGGTCTATTTAGATGGCTACCAGTACTGGTCCATTTTAGAGGAAGTAAACAAGGAGGAGGTCACACGATGA
- a CDS encoding ROK family protein, whose amino-acid sequence MKQAIGIDIGGTKIAIGLVQEDGTLVHSTEIETPTKSRDAVLSAVVDQVKQHAHTASAIGIGSAGQIDVNQGIIRSGTDNITDWNNVPICEYIQQQTNLPTYVDNDVHTFLLAEKGAHKNVLALTLGTGIGGAAYIGGQLLSGEWGGASEFGHMSVNFNGEPCNCGGRGCVEQYASGIGIHKRYLKAGGEATHAGEIFSRALAGEKRATRIIDEAEQALSTAIVSLIHCYNPSHLILGGSVATKQQGFISSVMEQVSQRGMSSLVKPVTYHVSQKEYAGVIGAGLLAFEREGKA is encoded by the coding sequence ATGAAGCAGGCAATCGGCATTGATATTGGTGGGACCAAGATTGCGATAGGTCTTGTTCAGGAGGACGGTACCCTCGTACATTCAACGGAGATTGAAACACCAACTAAGTCGAGAGATGCCGTCCTAAGCGCAGTTGTCGACCAAGTAAAGCAACACGCCCACACAGCTAGCGCGATCGGCATAGGCTCAGCTGGCCAAATTGATGTGAATCAAGGCATTATTCGTTCTGGAACGGACAACATTACGGATTGGAACAACGTCCCTATCTGCGAGTACATCCAACAGCAGACGAACCTCCCCACTTACGTGGATAACGACGTCCATACGTTTTTACTAGCGGAGAAGGGCGCCCATAAAAACGTGCTTGCACTGACACTCGGTACTGGAATTGGGGGTGCTGCCTACATCGGCGGCCAACTATTATCTGGCGAATGGGGTGGCGCATCGGAGTTTGGTCATATGAGCGTAAATTTTAACGGCGAGCCATGTAACTGTGGTGGTCGTGGATGCGTCGAGCAGTATGCATCCGGAATTGGTATACATAAGCGTTACCTGAAGGCAGGCGGCGAGGCCACGCATGCAGGAGAGATCTTTTCACGTGCGTTAGCTGGAGAAAAAAGAGCTACACGCATCATTGATGAGGCGGAACAGGCTCTTTCAACCGCGATCGTTAGTCTCATCCACTGCTACAATCCAAGTCACCTTATTTTAGGAGGGAGCGTAGCGACAAAGCAGCAGGGGTTTATTAGCAGCGTGATGGAGCAGGTGTCTCAAAGAGGCATGTCGTCATTAGTAAAACCAGTCACGTACCACGTTTCACAAAAAGAATATGCAGGGGTAATTGGAGCGGGACTACTAGCATTTGAGCGGGAGGGGAAAGCATGA